In the genome of Candidatus Pristimantibacillus lignocellulolyticus, the window CTTTGTGAAGGAACATAAAGTTGATATTGCTGTCATTGCTTCACATTTAGATGATTCCTATGTACAATGCACTCCGTTGTTCGATGATCATCTTATTCTTGTCATGCCTCGTTCATTAATGCTCCAAGAAGCAAAGCAATTGGACGTCCATGATCTGAATAATATTCCGATGATCCTATTTTCCAAAGGAACTTGGTATCGATTATTAACTGATGAATTATTCGAAGCTTATCAATTAACGCCCGAAATTAGAATGGAAATCGATTCTTTCGAAGCGATATTACGTTTGCTTCATACCTTTAGAGCAGGAGCACTGCTTCCGAAGTCATATTTGCGCCCTCAATTAATTGATGATAATGATCTTGATATTTATCCCATTCCACAATTAGAAGGAACTAAGCGGACGACATCATTAATTCATGCAGATCCTAATACATTAGATGTAGCGGTGCGAAATTGTATTCAAGACATTGCAACTTTTTATCATCGACAAGCGTAATAAGCATATGACTTTAATGGAATATATTGTATACAATATAACCAACAAACACGGTATAATTAATACACAATAATTTGAAGAGGTGAATTATGATCAACCAGATTACACCAAAAACATGGAAGTTAATGAGTATTTTAGCTACGATTTCACTCATTGTTTTCATTTTATTACAGCTACTTCCTAGTTTAAACGCATCAGCAACATCGACATCAAGTAGCAAACCTATTTCTAATGATAAAGCGATTGAAATAGCATCAGCATTTGCTGAGCAACATACTGGCTTTAATGTTGAGCAGGCAGAAGCATACCATCAAGCTAATAAAGCTTATACAGGCTACATAATGAAAGAACAATTACAAAAGATTCATGAAGAAAAATTCGAAAAGATCGTACCGTTCGATCAATACCAAGTCAATGTTCGCTTTGATTCAGGTGAAGGTAATGGATACGTAATTATGAGCCTATTTACTGGTCAAATTACCGGTTGGAATTTTTCTATTACTGGAACTGAAGCAGATGA includes:
- a CDS encoding LysR family transcriptional regulator; translated protein: MDEALYIFKRIVEHSSMNKAAHSLNLSQPALSRKISKLEHEIGAPLFRRIGKRLELTRIGQLTFEYAIEQERLYLKYLKTVAEFKETGRSSITIGASLTTLQTTLPDLITLLRESHPEIDIKAITGKTHEIVSFVKEHKVDIAVIASHLDDSYVQCTPLFDDHLILVMPRSLMLQEAKQLDVHDLNNIPMILFSKGTWYRLLTDELFEAYQLTPEIRMEIDSFEAILRLLHTFRAGALLPKSYLRPQLIDDNDLDIYPIPQLEGTKRTTSLIHADPNTLDVAVRNCIQDIATFYHRQA